In Glycine max cultivar Williams 82 chromosome 10, Glycine_max_v4.0, whole genome shotgun sequence, the DNA window CCACCGTAGCCTGCTCCGGCTCTTCCTCCATTCGGGGACGAGCCGGTGAAGGGTACTGCAATGAAGGAGCTCTTCCTGTGAGAACCTCCAACAACAATACTCCAAAACTGTATACGTCAGCCTGCTGAGATAGCCTCTTGTTCTGTTCCTGTTCCGGGGCTCTATACCCTCCCAACCGTGCAATGGCGTGAACCGGGTTTAGGAGGAGTGATAACCCGAAGTCTGAGATGCATGCAACACCGTTCTTGTCTAGAAGAACGTTGGAGGATTTCACATTCCCGTGAGGCACTTTGGCTGCACTGTACTCTGCATGAATCTTGGCTAGACCTCTTGCTGCTCCTAACACCAAGCTTATTCTTGTAGTCCAATCCAATGGAATTCTTCCCGGACCACGGTTCCCTGTGATGATCAATATCCAACAAACACATaatgaaagagaaattaaaaactaaatcatTGAAGTTTATATTGTCAAACAATGGTTTGGGATGTGATCCAAACATGTAGTGCATAATATGTGTTTCAACTTCTTAAAGTTGGTTTTGAGTGAAATTAGTTTTAGTTAAAATCGATTTTAAGGTAAGCAAAATCCAATATAAGTTTTTCTATGCAATGCAAAGGTCACTTAATTAACTCAAAGTGAGACCAAATATGCAGTGTGCGTGTTTGAACGCCTATTTTGGTATTAAAGTGGGACTAAATATTTAGTGTATTTTAGTCGCACGTTTTGGGACAAAATGTAAATGGAATTCCTTACTTTTTTTGGAGCTATTCTCTATAATCTTAACAGTAAATGATTGTATTGAAGATCGAGGCAAATTATTAAGATAAAACTCCAAATCTCCAATGAATGGTACTAAAAGTAGCCaagaaaatatctaaattttgtCCTTTTCATGTCAAATGCAGAAAAATGTTCTAGCTACATAGAGTGTGTGTTTGGAATGAATTTAATAAGGTAGATCATGCTAAGAGTAGCTTGTGACCAAATCCAGAGTGTTTGTTTCAAAATATAGAATGCAGAATGTTTGTTTCAACATACAGATCCAAACATTTAGCTAAAGTCTCACCTGAGTTGGTATTTTAACATGAACCTAAACACGGACTAAGGGTCCGTTTGGTTGGtgaagaaaggaagagaaatgagagaaaactttcaaaaatttagTAGTCTCATACTtgcataatttaaatatttcttctcaatttcatttcttttgACTCTATGGAAGCGATACCAAGAGATTAATTAATTGAGAAGAGTGACTAACCATGAAGAAGAGCATGCAAGCATCCATTGGAGAGATAATCATAGACAAGAAGCTTTTCCTCCTTGGCATAGTAATAAGCCTTGAGTCTCACAACATTAGAATGCTTAAGCTTCCCAATCACATCCATATACTGCTCAAACTCATGCCTTGCACAAGGGTTCGCATCCTTGAGCCTCTTCACTGCCACAATGCACCCATCATTAAGCACCACCCTATAAACTGTCCCCAAACTCCCCTTCCCAAGCATCTCCGCCGAAGCTCGAAGCAAATCCTCCAACTCAAACTCACTCCTCCGATCAAAAAACACAAGCCTACTCCTATTAGTTCCACTGGTTCCATCACTCTCACCACCACCATACACCTTCTTCTCACTCCCATTGTAGCTGCTCCCACTCTTCCTCTTCCCATAGCTCTCTCTACTCCCCACCAAGCTCGAACCCCTCCCTCTAGCACAGCAATGCGCCACCACAAACGACGCCACCACGAGCAGTGCCACGCAGTTCGCGACCACCATGGCCACGATGGCGCCAGGACTCAAACCCCTGTGTCGTTGCTCTTTCCCTGGACGAGCTATCACGCTTGTCTCAGGGAAGGAGCTAGGGTTTGAAGGAACCGTTGTCTGAGACGACGGTTCCTTttcattgttgttattattaccATTATCCTTAGGAGGGGTTGTGGTGAAAGAGCAACCTGGTAATGGTGTTGCACCGCACAACCCCTCGTTACCAGAGAACGTCGTGGAACTGAATTTCTTCAGCATGGGGGATGGTAAGTGACCGTAGAACTCGTTGTTTGTCATGTTGAGTTCTTTGAGGTTCTTCATGGAGGATGAAAGGTCGGGGATTTCGCCAGAGAGAAGGTTGTTCTGGAGTTTTAGTGTTATGAGTTGTGTTAAGTTTGATATCACATCAACCTTGCCGCGAAGGTTGTTGTCGGAGAGGTCAAGGCGGAGGAGGGATTTTAGGGAGGATATCTCCGGCGGGATCTCACCAGAGAAGTCGTTGCTGCTGAGGTAGAGGAGTTGGAGGTTGGTGCAATTGGAGAATAACAGCGAAATGGTGTCGTTTAAGCGATTGTCGTGGAGGTTGAGGAGGCGGAGGTGGGTGAGGGGAGTGAGAGGGTCTAGGGCTCCACGGAGGTTGAGGGAAGGGAGGGAGAGGGCGGTGACGCGGCCATTCGGAGAACAAAGAACGCCGCGCCAGGCGGCGATACAAGCATCGCCGCCTGTCCAATTTGAAAGAAGGTAGCCATGTAGGTCACTTTGACGACGAAAAAGTGTAAGTGCATGAGTGTCATTGTGGTGGAGACTTAACGTGAAAATcggtaagaaaaataaaaacatgaacaAGACATGGTAATGCTTCATCATCatgtgatgaagatgatgaagaggaGCCAAGTTCATATTTTTCCTTTGTTGTCTATGAGGCGGGAAGTGCAAACAAATTGAAACAATATAAAGGTAGGGAATGGTTGTGTGAATGATTGCTGTTGTCCATTGCTCTAAAGAAAAAGATCTCATAAGCAAACCTGATCACTTttatttgctttttctttttcttggtctgtTCTGAAAAAGGGGGAAAGAAGAGAAATATGTGTTGTGTTGGGCTTCTTGATCCTTGAGATCTGAAAATATTGTCCCTGCCGAATCTTTATAATACTATAGAATAGAAGAATGGCCCCAATGTTAATCTTCTTCAATGTTATAggacgatttttttttttataaagtgcTATAGGACGAATTTAGTAACAGAATGATGCCGCTTgaataaataatgtttatacTATGAATGGATTTGTTGTATACTTTCTTcctttattgattgttttaatgTGCCACCGGTACTTTATTAACTTCAGTTAACAAAAATGATGTACTTTTTTGCTGTGTTATTGTGGCGTAATGTGGTGAGATTCCATAGCCTAGATCACGAACTTGGAGCCTTTCTGAACAAAATACCGATTTCCTCCTCAAACTATTACTCCCTTAAGTAACTCTTAAAAGTAATAAAGCTATTCAAATAATTCTTGAAATTTTGGATATCTATTGGTTTAGTTCCTAACTTCATGTATTTTAGTAAAAttcagaaattaatttaaaagtttttttttcaatatttaaaagactaattaacatgatttttaatatttctaaagtTACTTAAGTAAAGAGAATAATACTTCAAGATGAAATTGATGGTTTGCTCGAACACTTTTATGTgtcaatttgaaaataattcagGATATGCTGGTTTTCAGCAAAAGGGTGGCCACTGCTTTGTTCTATCCGACAGCACTACGTGTCTTCACTCTTCACTTATGTTAAGAGATCTCAAACCGTATTTTCAATTTGACTTTTAAATGAAACAGTAACACGCGcaagaataaatttaaaatataaataggtAGGTATGAACGAATTATAGCTATAAAGAGTACAATGGCTGTACATTATATCAATTTGTCATGCAATACGATTATAATTCATATACATtaagtaattattaatatacACAACTTGATGCTGCaggacttttgaatttgaactcCACTATTGAAGAaggttatataataaaaaacaattaaatgacaatcatgataatttattttcatttcagcaATAACTGCATCCTACTCACTTTTTAAGTAATATACCACCTCTAGTACTTATTATAAGCAACAAGTGTTACACTACTTATAATAAGGACTAGAGACCATATTATATAAGcaaaattgttaattataaTCTCAACACTTTAGTTATACTTAATAAttatagtttaattaataatatatattaaatttgtagataaaatttgaatttgattctcACATAATACacccttaatttaattttcagttTTCTTATCCAAAAAATAGTTGCcttatcaaaaaattatataactgtACGTGGATACGTGTGGTCCTCGTGACTTAAGAGAACTGGTTCTGCATGCCTTTATTAATTTTACGAACAGGGGCGGCAATATTATGAACGTcttgagaagaaaaataaaaggtagaaaaaacaaaagtcaaCCTACAGTTATTTATGATGAATTGTTTCAAGGTGATTGTCAACAGTCAACGAAAATTTTGACATTTAGAGGGATAGCTAGCTAGACACCAAGAGTTggtatattcatatttattagaATCTTATCAAAAGCATCATTGCAagcatatatgtatatatagtaCTAAGGACTAATTTGCACACACTATTTTGGGCCATAAGAAAAGATCTCATGCAACATTTTAgtggttatatatatttttttaggataaatgtaaattattaaatttttttgttagtagAGATAAAATTCATGGATCTTTCCTTCCTTCCCTTTTTTCTTAAACACCTAACTCATTTTATATCTCTTGTAATCATCTTTAATTAATTgcaataatttgtttgttttttgaaatattctggtggagaaaaggaaaattttgaaGTCTAATGGTCCACAATTATCTGTGTTGTTGAGCTGTGAACCACTAAGGCATGGACTGTGtcgatttaattaatttgtgcaACTTTCACTAATCACTGCTGATATATTTAAC includes these proteins:
- the LOC100804135 gene encoding leucine-rich repeat receptor-like protein kinase PXC1; this encodes MRSFSLEQWTTAIIHTTIPYLYIVSICLHFPPHRQQRKNMNLAPLHHLHHMMMKHYHVLFMFLFFLPIFTLSLHHNDTHALTLFRRQSDLHGYLLSNWTGGDACIAAWRGVLCSPNGRVTALSLPSLNLRGALDPLTPLTHLRLLNLHDNRLNDTISLLFSNCTNLQLLYLSSNDFSGEIPPEISSLKSLLRLDLSDNNLRGKVDVISNLTQLITLKLQNNLLSGEIPDLSSSMKNLKELNMTNNEFYGHLPSPMLKKFSSTTFSGNEGLCGATPLPGCSFTTTPPKDNGNNNNNEKEPSSQTTVPSNPSSFPETSVIARPGKEQRHRGLSPGAIVAMVVANCVALLVVASFVVAHCCARGRGSSLVGSRESYGKRKSGSSYNGSEKKVYGGGESDGTSGTNRSRLVFFDRRSEFELEDLLRASAEMLGKGSLGTVYRVVLNDGCIVAVKRLKDANPCARHEFEQYMDVIGKLKHSNVVRLKAYYYAKEEKLLVYDYLSNGCLHALLHGNRGPGRIPLDWTTRISLVLGAARGLAKIHAEYSAAKVPHGNVKSSNVLLDKNGVACISDFGLSLLLNPVHAIARLGGYRAPEQEQNKRLSQQADVYSFGVLLLEVLTGRAPSLQYPSPARPRMEEEPEQATVDLPKWVRSVVREEWTAEVFDQELLRYKNIEEELVSMLHVGLACVAAQPEKRPTMEEVVKMIEEIRVEQSPLGEDYDESRHSLSPSIPTTEDGLA